Proteins found in one Melospiza georgiana isolate bMelGeo1 chromosome 1, bMelGeo1.pri, whole genome shotgun sequence genomic segment:
- the HIGD1A gene encoding HIG1 domain family member 1A, mitochondrial, with protein sequence MSPSQESVYPDYETETSQTSKLIKKVKETPFVPIGMAGFTAVVAYGLYKLKHRGDRKLSLHLIHMRVAAQGFAVGALTCGVLYSMFREYVVKPKE encoded by the exons ATGTCACCCAGCCAGGAATCCGTTTACCCTGACTATGAGACAGAGACCAGCCAGACCTCAAAGCTGATAAAAAAGGTTAAGGAGACGCCATTTGTGCCCATTG GGATGGCTGGCTTCACCGCCGTGGTGGCCTACGGGCTGTACAAGCTGAAGCACAGAGGTGACAGGAAACTGTCCCTTCACCTGATCCACATGCGGGTGGCAGCCCAGGGCTTCGCCGTGGGAGCGCTGACGTGCG GGGTGCTGTATTCCATGTTCCGGGAGTATGTGGTGAAGCCCAAGGAATAG